A window from Deltaproteobacteria bacterium encodes these proteins:
- the hisD gene encoding histidinol dehydrogenase: MKIIHTEDPAFAETFLGIRQRGKVFDEEIWAIVGGIIADVVQNGDAALFRYTEKFDGISLNSCTIEASEAEIEAALGKVSPENWRVLQLAAERIERFHRQQAVPSWLAAEEAGIELGQRVLPLERVGIYAPGGRAVYPSTVLMAAIPARIAGVAEIILVTPSKSTELHPLIVAAAKLSGVNRIFKIGCAQAVAALAYGTASVPAVDKIVGPGNAYVAAAKKMVFGQVAIDMIAGPSEVLVIADETAVAAHVAADLLAQAEHDVMASAVLLTPLRMLAQQVAEAVEEQLPQLSRREVARQALADFGILIVTKDMEEAFVIADRFAPEHLELMVADPAAALKKITNAGAAFLGGTTPEALGDYIAGPNHILPTGGTARFSSPLGVYDFVKRTSILNFSSAALLKYGSEAAYFAELEGFDAHARSVTLRLAPKNP, from the coding sequence ATGAAGATTATCCATACGGAGGACCCGGCCTTTGCTGAGACTTTTCTCGGAATCAGGCAGCGCGGCAAGGTATTTGATGAGGAAATCTGGGCGATTGTGGGAGGGATCATAGCTGATGTGGTGCAGAATGGCGACGCGGCCCTTTTTCGTTATACGGAAAAATTCGATGGTATCTCACTGAATTCCTGTACTATCGAGGCCAGTGAAGCTGAAATCGAAGCCGCCCTCGGCAAAGTTTCCCCGGAGAATTGGCGTGTCCTGCAACTGGCGGCCGAACGTATTGAGCGCTTTCACCGGCAACAGGCAGTCCCTTCCTGGTTGGCCGCCGAGGAAGCAGGCATCGAACTGGGGCAGCGTGTCCTGCCTTTGGAAAGGGTCGGTATTTATGCCCCCGGAGGGCGCGCCGTTTATCCCTCCACGGTGCTGATGGCGGCCATTCCAGCCCGGATTGCCGGGGTCGCCGAGATTATCCTAGTGACGCCCTCAAAAAGCACGGAGCTGCATCCGCTGATTGTCGCGGCGGCAAAGCTGAGCGGCGTGAACCGCATCTTTAAAATAGGCTGCGCGCAGGCCGTAGCCGCCCTGGCCTACGGAACGGCATCCGTCCCTGCCGTTGACAAGATTGTGGGGCCTGGCAATGCCTATGTGGCCGCCGCCAAGAAGATGGTCTTCGGCCAAGTGGCCATTGATATGATCGCCGGTCCCAGTGAGGTGCTCGTGATCGCCGATGAAACGGCCGTGGCTGCCCACGTGGCCGCCGATCTGCTGGCCCAGGCCGAGCATGATGTCATGGCCAGCGCCGTCCTGCTGACCCCGCTCCGGATGCTGGCTCAGCAGGTGGCGGAAGCAGTTGAAGAACAGTTGCCGCAACTCTCAAGAAGAGAGGTCGCCCGCCAGGCACTGGCGGATTTCGGCATCCTGATCGTTACAAAAGATATGGAAGAGGCCTTCGTAATTGCCGACAGGTTCGCTCCGGAACATCTGGAACTCATGGTGGCTGATCCCGCCGCCGCCTTAAAAAAAATAACAAATGCCGGCGCGGCGTTTCTGGGCGGAACCACGCCCGAGGCGCTCGGGGATTATATCGCCGGTCCCAACCACATCCTGCCCACGGGCGGCACGGCCAGGTTTTCTTCACCCCTGGGAGTTTATGACTTTGTCAAACGAACGAGTATTTTGAACTTTTCCTCCGCTGCGCTATTAAAATACGGCAGCGAGGCGGCGTATTTTGCCGAGCTGGAGGGTTTCGACGCCCACGCCCGTTCCGTCACGCTGCGGCTGGCGCCAAAAAATCCTTGA
- the rpmE gene encoding 50S ribosomal protein L31 produces the protein MKQGIHPEYTETTISCVCGNVIATKSTKKDIRVEICSQCHPFMTGKQKIIDTAGRVERFNKRYALQDEKSKQAKKV, from the coding sequence ATGAAGCAGGGTATTCATCCGGAATATACGGAAACAACCATCAGTTGCGTATGCGGCAATGTGATTGCCACCAAGTCCACGAAGAAAGATATCAGAGTGGAGATATGCTCCCAGTGTCACCCCTTTATGACGGGCAAGCAAAAAATTATTGATACGGCCGGCCGGGTGGAGCGGTTCAACAAACGCTATGCCCTCCAGGATGAAAAAAGCAAGCAGGCAAAAAAAGTTTAG
- the murA gene encoding UDP-N-acetylglucosamine 1-carboxyvinyltransferase, whose product MDKIVINGGNRLRGEVQVSGAKNAALPILASALLTDGWNTFSNIPNLVDIRTIGKLLKNLGVEIEGECPVLRVNGGAISNCEAPYDLVRTMRASILVLGPLLARMGEARVSLPGGCAIGARPVNLHLRALEEMGAKVSLQEGYVEAKARRLRGADIYFDIPTVTGTENIMMAATLAEGVTVLSNAAKEPEVVNLADVLVKMGARISGAGTDVIKIEGVSELHAVEAEVIPDRIEAGTFLIAAGVTGGDILLTGCAPRYLDALITKLRAAGMEINVRDNNVRAVGGDAVRSIDIKTMPYPGFPTDLQAQIMTMMAIGSGLSVITETIFENRFMHVSELLRMGADIVIQGNHALVRGVAKLRGAKTMATDLRASASLILAGLAAEGTTELSRVYHLDRGYETIEKKFSAIGADIRRVASS is encoded by the coding sequence GTGGACAAAATAGTCATTAACGGAGGGAACAGACTGCGGGGAGAGGTTCAGGTCAGCGGGGCCAAGAATGCCGCCTTGCCCATCCTGGCCTCGGCCCTGCTTACGGACGGATGGAATACTTTTTCCAATATACCGAATCTGGTGGATATCAGGACGATCGGGAAACTCCTGAAAAACCTCGGGGTGGAAATTGAGGGAGAATGTCCGGTATTAAGAGTTAATGGCGGCGCCATCAGCAATTGCGAAGCCCCTTACGATCTGGTCAGAACCATGCGGGCCTCTATCCTGGTATTGGGACCGCTGTTGGCTCGGATGGGGGAGGCGCGTGTTTCCTTGCCCGGGGGCTGCGCGATTGGCGCCCGTCCCGTTAATCTGCATCTGCGCGCCCTGGAGGAAATGGGAGCCAAAGTCAGCCTGCAGGAAGGCTATGTGGAGGCCAAGGCCCGGAGATTACGGGGCGCCGACATTTATTTCGACATTCCCACGGTTACGGGAACGGAGAATATCATGATGGCGGCGACACTGGCGGAAGGGGTTACGGTGCTTTCCAACGCCGCCAAAGAGCCGGAAGTGGTCAATCTGGCCGACGTCCTGGTCAAAATGGGGGCGAGAATCAGTGGCGCCGGCACGGACGTGATCAAGATTGAAGGGGTCAGCGAGCTGCATGCCGTAGAGGCCGAGGTCATTCCCGACCGCATCGAGGCGGGCACGTTTCTGATTGCGGCCGGTGTTACGGGTGGGGATATTTTGCTGACAGGATGCGCCCCCCGCTATCTGGACGCCCTGATCACGAAGTTGCGGGCAGCGGGCATGGAAATTAACGTCCGGGATAACAATGTGCGGGCCGTGGGAGGAGATGCGGTGCGCAGCATAGACATCAAAACCATGCCTTATCCGGGCTTTCCCACCGATCTCCAGGCGCAGATCATGACCATGATGGCCATCGGCTCCGGCCTCAGCGTGATTACTGAGACTATTTTTGAGAACCGCTTCATGCACGTCAGCGAGTTGCTGAGAATGGGCGCCGATATTGTCATTCAGGGCAATCACGCCCTGGTGCGCGGCGTGGCGAAACTTCGGGGCGCCAAAACCATGGCCACGGATCTGCGGGCCTCGGCATCCTTGATCCTGGCCGGGCTGGCGGCGGAGGGAACCACGGAGCTGTCGCGAGTCTATCACCTGGATCGCGGCTATGAAACTATTGAAAAGAAATTCTCCGCCATAGGAGCAGATATCAGGAGGGTAGCGTCGTCATGA
- the prfA gene encoding peptide chain release factor 1, with amino-acid sequence MFDKLKDIATRYEELEGLLSSSEVVGKQGLYQRYAKEHADLRLLVETFKNYEDIKGRIEEGQEILRGADEELKQLVKEETPQLKEGLNLLESKLQLLLLPKDPNDSRNVFLEIRAGTGGDEAGLFVGDLFRMYARYAELKNWKVEVISSSPAGGMGGFKEIIALVAGAGAYSLLKYESGVHRVQRVPVTEAQGRIHTSAVTVAVLPEVDEVELNIDPNELRIDVYHSSGHGGQSVNTTDSAVRITHLPSGLVVTCQDEKSQLKNKAKAMKVLRARLLDAMVKTRNAEISATRKNQVGSGDRSERIRTYNFPQGRMTDHRIGLTRYDLANLIDGDIQSVIDALGTHFQAEALKQAAI; translated from the coding sequence ATGTTCGATAAACTAAAAGATATTGCCACAAGATACGAAGAACTGGAGGGGTTGCTCAGTTCCTCGGAAGTGGTTGGCAAGCAGGGTCTCTATCAGAGGTATGCCAAAGAGCACGCCGACCTTCGTTTACTGGTGGAAACATTCAAGAATTACGAAGATATCAAGGGACGCATCGAGGAGGGGCAGGAGATCCTGCGCGGCGCCGATGAGGAACTCAAGCAATTAGTCAAGGAAGAGACACCCCAACTGAAAGAAGGCCTCAACCTGCTGGAAAGTAAATTGCAACTGCTTTTGCTTCCCAAAGACCCCAATGACAGCCGGAACGTATTTCTCGAAATCCGGGCCGGCACCGGTGGAGACGAAGCGGGACTTTTTGTGGGCGACCTTTTCCGGATGTATGCGCGCTATGCGGAGCTGAAAAACTGGAAGGTAGAGGTGATCAGCAGCTCTCCGGCGGGCGGGATGGGGGGATTCAAGGAAATTATTGCGCTGGTTGCCGGTGCAGGCGCCTACAGTCTGTTGAAATACGAGAGCGGTGTGCACCGGGTGCAGAGAGTGCCCGTAACGGAGGCCCAGGGCCGGATACATACCTCGGCTGTCACGGTGGCGGTGCTCCCTGAAGTGGACGAGGTGGAGCTCAATATTGATCCCAATGAACTGCGGATAGACGTCTATCATTCCAGCGGCCACGGCGGTCAAAGCGTCAATACCACCGATTCGGCCGTACGGATTACCCACCTGCCTTCCGGTCTCGTGGTCACCTGTCAGGATGAAAAGTCACAGTTGAAAAATAAAGCCAAGGCGATGAAGGTGCTGCGGGCCAGGCTCCTGGATGCAATGGTCAAGACACGGAATGCGGAAATTTCCGCTACCCGCAAAAATCAGGTGGGCAGCGGCGACCGCAGCGAACGGATCAGAACCTATAACTTCCCCCAGGGCCGGATGACGGATCACCGGATCGGCCTGACACGCTATGATCTGGCGAACCTCATTGATGGCGATATCCAGTCGGTCATTGATGCCCTGGGCACGCATTTCCAGGCCGAGGCTCTTAAGCAGGCCGCTATCTGA
- the rho gene encoding transcription termination factor Rho has protein sequence MNIDDIKRLPISELTKQAKDLDVAGASGMRRQDLIFSILQAQAEKNGVISGAGVLEILPDGFGFLRAVDYNYLPSPDDIYISPSQIRRFSLRTGDTIAGEVRPPKEGEKYFALLKVDTVNFELPDVARDKILFDNLTPLYPEEKLDLESDPENFSTRIMDLFTPIGKGQRGLIVSPPRAGKTVLLQDMAHSIAKNHPEVILMVLLIDERPEEVTDMQRSVQGEVISSTFDEPATRHVQVAEMVIEKAKRLVEHKRDVVILLDSITRLARAYNPVVPPSGKVLSGGVDSNALHKPKRFFGAARNIENGGSLTIISTALIDTGSRMDEVIFEEFKGTGNMELHLDRKIADRRVFPAFDLVRSGTRKEELLIPKQNLNRVWILRRLLQEMNPVDAMEFIVSKIRKTETNQDFLASMHQG, from the coding sequence ATGAATATTGACGACATTAAAAGACTACCGATCAGCGAATTGACGAAACAGGCAAAAGATCTGGATGTGGCGGGCGCCAGCGGTATGAGAAGGCAGGACCTGATTTTTTCCATCCTGCAGGCCCAGGCCGAGAAAAACGGCGTCATCTCCGGGGCCGGGGTGCTGGAGATCCTGCCCGACGGCTTCGGTTTTCTCCGGGCCGTGGATTATAATTACCTGCCCAGTCCCGATGATATTTACATTTCACCCTCCCAGATCAGACGGTTCAGCCTGAGAACAGGGGATACGATAGCGGGAGAAGTGCGGCCGCCGAAAGAGGGAGAAAAATATTTTGCCCTCCTGAAGGTAGATACGGTCAACTTTGAATTACCCGACGTCGCCAGGGACAAGATTCTCTTTGACAACCTGACCCCGCTTTATCCGGAGGAGAAATTGGACCTGGAGTCAGATCCGGAAAACTTTTCGACGCGGATTATGGATCTGTTTACTCCTATCGGCAAAGGGCAGCGAGGCTTGATCGTCTCGCCGCCGCGCGCCGGGAAAACTGTGCTGCTGCAGGATATGGCCCACAGCATTGCCAAGAATCATCCCGAAGTCATCCTGATGGTGCTTCTGATTGACGAGAGGCCGGAAGAAGTGACGGATATGCAGCGCAGCGTGCAGGGTGAAGTCATCTCCTCCACCTTTGACGAGCCCGCCACTCGACACGTCCAGGTTGCTGAAATGGTTATCGAAAAGGCGAAACGTCTGGTGGAACACAAACGGGACGTGGTTATCCTGCTGGACAGCATCACCCGGCTGGCCCGGGCCTATAATCCGGTGGTGCCTCCGAGCGGCAAGGTGCTGTCCGGGGGGGTGGATTCCAACGCCCTGCACAAACCCAAACGTTTTTTCGGCGCCGCCCGCAACATTGAAAACGGCGGCAGTCTGACCATCATCTCCACAGCTCTGATTGATACGGGCAGCCGGATGGATGAAGTCATCTTTGAAGAATTCAAAGGCACGGGCAATATGGAATTGCATCTGGATCGCAAGATTGCCGATCGCCGAGTGTTTCCGGCCTTTGACCTGGTGCGATCCGGAACCAGGAAGGAAGAGTTGCTGATACCGAAGCAGAACCTGAACCGGGTCTGGATACTGCGGCGGCTGCTCCAGGAAATGAATCCTGTGGATGCCATGGAGTTCATCGTCAGCAAGATCCGCAAAACGGAAACCAACCAGGATTTTCTGGCCTCCATGCACCAGGGTTGA
- the prmC gene encoding peptide chain release factor N(5)-glutamine methyltransferase: MNIRDMLGQAAANLKKSGSTSPRLDAEVLLASYLNTDRLELYKAPERPLGEEEIAGFGKWLARRLQGEPVAYIIGAKEFWSLLFEVNREVLVPRPETEILVEEALQFGKKMPPPGLRILEIGVGSGAISVALATELPEARLIATDISAGALAVARRNARTHGVADRIEFLCGDMYGPVVGTFDLIVSNPPYITAGEFGQLPRGVREYEPRQALLADEGGTACHREIIAGSGKHLRKGGWLLLEMGVGQQESVAGLLKKAGNFEHIGTRRDYGGLERVIKARAT, from the coding sequence ATGAACATTCGTGACATGCTCGGGCAGGCGGCGGCCAATCTGAAAAAATCGGGTTCAACCTCGCCACGGCTGGATGCCGAAGTGCTGCTTGCCTCATATTTAAATACCGATCGCCTGGAACTCTATAAAGCCCCCGAAAGACCCCTGGGGGAAGAGGAAATTGCGGGGTTCGGGAAATGGCTGGCTCGACGTCTCCAGGGAGAACCGGTCGCCTATATTATCGGGGCGAAGGAATTCTGGTCTCTGCTTTTTGAGGTCAACCGGGAAGTCCTCGTCCCGAGGCCGGAAACGGAAATTCTCGTGGAAGAAGCCCTGCAGTTCGGCAAAAAAATGCCGCCGCCGGGACTGCGTATTCTGGAAATCGGGGTGGGAAGCGGCGCGATCAGCGTGGCTTTGGCTACGGAGTTGCCCGAGGCCCGCTTGATAGCGACGGATATCTCGGCCGGAGCCCTGGCGGTGGCTCGTCGTAACGCCCGCACCCATGGCGTGGCGGACCGCATCGAATTTTTGTGCGGAGACATGTATGGGCCGGTTGTCGGGACATTCGATCTGATTGTCTCCAATCCTCCGTATATTACGGCCGGGGAATTCGGACAGCTTCCGCGTGGCGTCAGGGAATACGAGCCCCGGCAGGCGCTGCTCGCGGATGAGGGAGGCACGGCCTGTCATCGGGAAATCATTGCCGGGAGCGGGAAGCACTTGAGAAAAGGGGGTTGGTTGCTCCTGGAAATGGGGGTCGGCCAGCAAGAAAGCGTGGCTGGGCTGCTGAAGAAGGCAGGGAATTTTGAGCATATCGGAACCCGTCGTGATTACGGCGGCTTGGAACGGGTTATAAAAGCCAGAGCGACATGA